The following coding sequences are from one Paenibacillus stellifer window:
- a CDS encoding GTP pyrophosphokinase has protein sequence MDGRDWATFLLPYEQTVEELKVKFKTMRSELKKREEYTPIEFVTGRVKRLSSILEKAKRLNVKMEDLEQGIEDIAGIRIMCQFVEDIRRVAEYIRARKDLEVVYEKDYITNYKESGYRSFHMIIRYPVQTALGQKIVLAEIQIRTLAMNFWATIEHSLNYKYRESLPDEIRLRLKTAAEAASILDSEMSSIREEILDAQRTFEDNSNTTTQVLQAIHQLYFYHLVNEAIRCQEEFNVIWQRQDMVAMKVLLERVRGMISRAKKGENTDGV, from the coding sequence ATGGACGGCAGGGATTGGGCTACGTTTTTGCTTCCTTATGAACAGACAGTGGAAGAATTAAAGGTCAAATTCAAGACGATGCGCTCGGAGCTCAAGAAGCGTGAGGAATATACGCCGATCGAATTCGTAACCGGACGTGTCAAACGGTTGTCCAGCATTCTGGAAAAAGCTAAACGGCTGAATGTCAAGATGGAAGACCTGGAACAGGGGATCGAGGATATTGCAGGCATTCGGATTATGTGCCAGTTCGTGGAGGATATCCGGCGGGTGGCGGAATATATCCGGGCGCGCAAGGATCTGGAAGTGGTCTATGAGAAGGATTATATTACCAATTACAAAGAGAGCGGCTATCGCAGCTTCCATATGATTATCCGGTATCCGGTTCAGACAGCGCTCGGGCAGAAGATCGTGCTCGCCGAAATTCAAATCCGGACGCTCGCCATGAATTTCTGGGCAACCATCGAGCATTCTCTGAATTATAAATACCGGGAGAGTCTGCCTGATGAAATCAGGCTCCGTCTGAAGACGGCGGCGGAGGCTGCTTCCATCCTGGATTCCGAAATGTCCAGCATCCGGGAGGAAATTCTGGATGCCCAGCGGACGTTCGAGGATAATTCCAATACGACGACGCAGGTGCTGCAGGCGATCCATCAGCTGTATTTTTATCACCTGGTCAACGAAGCGATCCGCTGCCAGGAGGAATTCAACGTCATCTGGCAGCGTCAGGATATGGTGGCGATGAAGGTGCTTCTGGAGCGTGTTCGAGGCATGATATCACGGGCGAAGAAAGGCGAGAACACAGATGGCGTATGA
- a CDS encoding quinone-dependent dihydroorotate dehydrogenase — MLYRNFAKPFFFKMDPEAAHHLVIGGLQKSAALPGGKASLRMMYGVPESPELAVDLFGLHFHTPVGLAAGLDKNAQAVGGFSSIGFGFMEVGTVTPKGQPGNEQPRLFRLPSDEALINRMGFNNEGADSMANRLKKAGRRSIPVAVNIGKNKTTPNEDAHEDYRKCIRTLYPYGDFFVVNISSPNTPDLRSLQHGSELSRLLTEVKEEMEIQRGKSGAKKSILVKIAPDVSASELEYMVNTIAEAGVDGIIATNTTISRNGLSHERASETGGLSGKPLRDRSTEIISAIYRQTRGQLPIIGSGGIFTPQDAYDKIKAGASLVEIYTALIYEGPEVNRRLHAGLRNLLRRDGFRHISEAVGADVQ, encoded by the coding sequence GTGCTGTATCGAAATTTTGCCAAGCCTTTTTTCTTTAAAATGGACCCGGAAGCGGCACACCATCTCGTTATCGGGGGACTGCAAAAGTCAGCCGCCCTGCCGGGCGGGAAAGCATCGCTGCGCATGATGTACGGTGTTCCGGAGAGTCCGGAGCTTGCGGTCGATCTTTTCGGATTACATTTTCATACACCGGTGGGACTTGCAGCCGGACTGGATAAGAACGCCCAGGCGGTTGGAGGCTTCTCCTCGATCGGCTTCGGCTTTATGGAAGTTGGAACGGTAACCCCGAAGGGGCAGCCCGGCAATGAACAGCCGCGTCTCTTCCGTCTTCCAAGCGACGAAGCGCTGATCAACCGGATGGGCTTCAACAACGAGGGCGCCGACTCGATGGCGAATCGGCTCAAGAAAGCAGGGCGCCGCAGCATTCCGGTAGCCGTCAATATCGGCAAGAACAAGACGACCCCCAATGAAGATGCCCACGAGGATTACAGGAAGTGTATCCGTACGCTGTATCCGTACGGTGATTTTTTTGTAGTCAATATCAGTTCGCCGAATACACCGGATCTCCGGAGTCTTCAGCACGGCAGCGAGCTCTCCCGGCTGCTAACCGAGGTTAAGGAAGAGATGGAGATTCAGCGCGGGAAGAGCGGAGCCAAGAAGAGCATTCTGGTCAAGATTGCGCCGGATGTCAGCGCGTCTGAACTTGAATATATGGTGAATACCATCGCTGAAGCGGGAGTTGACGGCATTATCGCCACCAACACGACGATTTCCCGTAACGGTCTGAGTCATGAGCGGGCATCGGAGACCGGAGGCCTTAGCGGCAAGCCGCTCCGGGACCGTTCGACGGAGATCATCTCGGCTATTTACCGCCAAACCAGAGGACAGCTTCCGATTATCGGCTCGGGCGGAATTTTCACTCCGCAGGACGCCTACGACAAAATCAAGGCCGGAGCCAGTCTTGTTGAAATCTATACGGCGCTTATTTACGAAGGTCCCGAGGTGAACCGCCGGCTGCATGCCGGACTGCGCAATCTTCTTCGGCGAGACGGATTCCGGCATATTTCCGAAGCGGTGGGCGCGGATGTTCAGTGA